The Toxorhynchites rutilus septentrionalis strain SRP chromosome 3, ASM2978413v1, whole genome shotgun sequence genome includes a region encoding these proteins:
- the LOC129777313 gene encoding uncharacterized protein LOC129777313, which translates to MYRAAVLIRNIRERYVIYKFAIPDKEQDNRGGNFSSSLCNEFHSPACVSTQLLHKLSHLMLKTVRCTPVAQICRGLVAVYHVCWQPLRVPGHSIVPGRVAVAVSRLKITGVHWHDVAEAT; encoded by the exons ATGTACCGCGCCGCAGTGCTCATTAGGAATATCCGAGAACGTTACGTGATTTATAAGTTTGCCATTCCAGATAAGGAACAGGATAATCGAGGGGGAAATTTCAGTTCGTCGTTGTGCAATGAATTTCACAGCCCGGCTTGTGTGTCTACACAGCTACTACACAAGCTGTCCCATCTCATGCTGAAG ACCGTGCGATGCACACCCGTGGCACAAATATGTCGGGGATTGGTTGCAGTTTATCACGTTTGCTGGCAGCCTCTCCGCGTGCCTGGACACTCGATAGTGCCTGGACGAGTGGCGGTAGCGGTGTCG cGACTAAAAATTACCGGAGTTCATTGGCACGATGTTGCAGAAGCAACATAA
- the LOC129777311 gene encoding sodium/potassium-transporting ATPase subunit beta-1-like has translation MSKNVSKRKAGKLVEYTFEFPQKPEKKTFAQHIYDERDGKFFGRTRKSWLYLFIFYGVYFVVLISLFWLCMACLFATLSEDYPKYQLSDSLIGTNPGLGYRPMPEDIMRGAVVRYRAGNKNEMRYWTSRLDEFLEPYQNPSVLPGGGTNQMSCEFGKLPEPGNVCAFDVDQFGPCSTANRYGYNESKPCIFLKLNRIYGWTPDFYDDIEDLPKTMPADLVQHIRELPEHERKQIWISCNGVFTGDQEAIGSLAYYPSRSIPPYHFPYTNTKGYLSPLVAVQFLNLKMRQNVFVECRAWAKNIIFKGGSRLRMGSVQFSMLIE, from the exons ATGTCAAAAAACGTGAGCAAAAGAAAAGCCGGAAAACTTGTTGAGTATACGTTTGAGTTCCCCCAAAAGCCTGAGAAGAAAACATTCGCTCAACATATATACGATGAACGAGATGGAAAATTCTTCGGTCGTACCAGGAAGAGTTGGC TGTACCTCTTCATCTTCTACGGAGTTTACTTCGTCGTGCTAATTTCGTTGTTCTGGCTGTGCATGGCATGTCTCTTTGCAACGTTAAGCGAAGATTATCCGAAGTATCAGTTGAGTGATTCATTGATCGGTACAAACCCCGGCCTTGGTTATCGTCCCATGCCTGAGGATATCATGCGAGGTGCAGTGGTCCGCTACAGGGCCGGCAACAAAAATGAGATGAGATACTGGACATCCCGGCTGGATGAGTTTCTAGAGC CATATCAGAATCCATCAGTTCTACCAGGAGGAGGAACGAATCAAATGAGCTGTGAGTTTGGGAAGCTTCCTGAACCAGGAAATGTGTGTGCATTCGACGTTGACCAGTTTGGGCCATGTTCAACCGCGAACCGTTACGGCTACAATGAATCAAAACCATGCATTTTCCTGAAGCTTAATCGA ATATACGGTTGGACTCCAGATTTTTACGATGATATTGAGGATTTGCCAAAGACAATGCCAGCTGATTTAGTGCAACATATCAGAGAACTGCCGGAGCATGAACGCAAGCAGATTTGGATCTCCTGCAATGGTGTTTTTACTGGGGATCAAGAAGCTATCGGGTCGTTGGCTTACTACCCTAGTCGATCAATTCCACCTTACCACTTCCCTTATACTAACACGAAAGGCTATTTGAGTCCGCTTGTAGCGGTTCAGTTTCTCAATTTAAAAA TGCGACAGAACGTATTTGTGGAATGTCGCGCGTGGGCGAAGAACATCATTTTTAAAGGAGGCTCCAGACTTCGAATGGGCTCGGTGCAGTTTTCGATGCTGATTGAATAG